A single Triticum dicoccoides isolate Atlit2015 ecotype Zavitan chromosome 2A, WEW_v2.0, whole genome shotgun sequence DNA region contains:
- the LOC119356517 gene encoding wall-associated receptor kinase 5-like, translating into MFQPNNMQMLLQLGLGFVLLAAQYAPGIAAPSSQCRRQCGNVEIPYPFGIDPGCSLTQAFDLSCEVQDGIPKPFSGAFEVLDISLAQGTARVLNYILGYCYNTSTGSMEYFGQSWGFSGDPSSPYRLSDTQNRFTVIGCSALALISDYDGTGYQGLGVATCRNLSDLVDGSCSGMGCSQTTIPKRMYYYDTTFSPSVNTSQIWGFNRCSYAVLMEAAAFEFNTTYVSTNKFNDTYNGRVPMILDWAIRDVKSCDAAKQNTTGTYACLSANSKCVDSTNDQGYTCNCTNGYEGNPYLQDGCKDVNECNRNPCPSDGFCRNIVGKYRCSCRLGKKYVTESNTCNPNIGFIIGVTMGLFGLMVIVMITIFWGQMIIQKRKLNKVKQEYFHKHGGVLLFDKMKSEKGLAFNVFSEAELIHATDNFDSGRIIGKGGHGTVYKGIIKNMPVAIKRCAVVDERQKKEFGQEMLILSQINHKNVVKLLGCCLEVEVPILVYEFVLNGTLFELIHGKNQALEISFNTLLRIAHEAAEGLSFLHSYASPPIIHGDVKSSNILLDDNYMAKVSDFGASILAPSDKEQFVTMVQGTCGYLDPEYMQTCQLTDKSDVYSFGVILLEILTGQLPLKLEGSEKQRSLSLIFLSAMKENNLEAVLVNHVKGQESMELLRGIADLAKRCLDMCGNNRPSMKEVADELNRLRKLSLHPWVQLGAETGVENLLGGDTTGGYEIELSGYPMGESENQPINPRSSYYAR; encoded by the exons ATGTTTCAG CCCAACAATATGCAAATGCTCTTGCAGCTTGGCCTTGGTTTCGTATTGCTTGCAGCACAGTATGCACCTGGAATTGCAGCTCCTAGCTCACAGTGCCGGCGACAGTGTGGAAATGTTGAGATACCATACCCATTTGGTATCGATCCAGGCTGCTCGCTCACACAAGCCTTCGACCTCAGCTGTGAGGTCCAAGATGGCATCCCAAAGCCATTCAGTGGCGCCTTTGAGGTGCTCGACATTTCTTTGGCTCAAGGCACAGCCCGGGTGCTGAATTACATCTTGGGCTACTGCTATAACACCTCCACCGGGAGCATGGAGTATTTTGGCCAGTCCTGGGGGTTCAGTGGAGATCCTTCTTCTCCCTACCGGCTCTCCGACACCCAGAACAGGTTCACGGTCATCGGGTGCAGCGCCCTCGCCTTGATATCCGACTACGATGGCACGGGCTACCAGGGCTTGGGCGTCGCAACATGCCGCAATTTGTCAGACTTGGTGGACGGATCCTGCTCAGGTATGGGCTGCTCCCAGACCACAATACCAAAGAGGATGTATTACTACGACACAACTTTCTCGCCATCAGTTAACACAAGTCAAATCTGGGGGTTCAACCGCTGCAGCTATGCGGTACTAATGGAGGCAGCAGCATTTGAGTTCAACACTACGTACGTGAGCACAAACAAATTCAATGACACATATAACGGACGGGTGCCTATGATTCTTGACTGGGCTATAAGAGATGTGAAGTCATGTGATGCTGCAAAACAGAATACAACCGGTACTTACGCATGCCTCAGCGCCAACAGCAAGTGTGTGGATTCCACCAATGACCAAGGGTACACCTGCAATTGCACCAATGGTTATGAAGGCAACCCTTATCTTCAAGACGGATGCAAAG ATGTTAATGAATGCAACCGCAATCCATGCCCTTCAGATGGCTTTTGTCGCAATATTGTTGGAAAATACCGTTGTTCTTGTCGACTTGGCAAAAAATATGTCACTGAAAGCAATACATGCAACCCTAATATCGGCTTCATAATAG GAGTTACAATGGGATTATTTGGTTTGATGGTTATCGTCATGATCACTATCTTCTGGGGACAAATGATAATTCAAAAGAGGAAACTGAATAAAGTTAAGCAGGAGTATTTCCATAAGCATGGAGGCGTGCTTTTGTTTGATAAGATGAAATCGGAGAAAGGTCTGGCTTTCAATGTATTTTCAGAAGCAGAACTCATACATGCCACCGACAACTTTGACAGTGGCAGAATAATTGGAAAAGGAGGCCATGGGACGGTTTATAAAGGTATAATAAAGAACATGCCGGTTGCAATTAAAAGATGTGCAGTAGTTGACGAGAGACAGAAGAAGGAATTTGGCCAGGAGATGCTCATTTTGTCCCAAATCAATCACAAGAACGTTGTCAAACTCTTGGGTTGTTGCCTTGAGGTGGAAGTTCCAATTCTAGTATATGAGTTTGTCCTAAATGGTACACTATTTGAGCTTATCCATGGCAAGAACCAAGCATTGGAAATATCTTTCAACACTCTCTTAAGGATTGCTCATGAAGCAGCTGAAGGACTCAGCTTCTTGCATTCGTATGCATCTCCCCCAATAATTCATGGTGATGTGAAAAGTTCCAACATCCTGCTTGATGATAACTACATGGCAAAAGTGTCAGACTTCGGAGCCTCCATACTAGCGCCATCTGACAAAGAGCAATTTGTCACAATGGTTCAAGGTACTTGCGGTTACCTTGATCCCGAATATATGCAAACATGCCAGTTAACAGACAAAAGCGATGTGTACAGTTTTGGAGTTATTCTTCTAGAGATTCTCACAGGCCAGCTGCCACTGAAGCTCGAGGGGTCTGAGAAGCAAAGAAGCTTGTCATTGATTTTCTTGTCTGCAATGAAGGAGAATAATCTAGAAGCTGTGTTGGTGAACCACGTGAAAGGCCAAGAGagcatggagttgttgagaggaattgCAGACCTGGCTAAGAGATGCCTAGACATGTGTGGCAACAACAGACCCTCCATGAAAGAGGTCGCCGATGAACTCAACAGATTGAGGAAACTTTCACTACATCCCTGGGTACAGCTCGGCGCCGAGACAGGAGTAGAAAACCTTCTTGGAGGAGATACTACTGGTGGGTATGAAATAGAATTAAGTGGTTACCCTATGGGCGAGAGTGAGAACCAGCCCATAAACCCTAGAAGTTCCTATTATGCAAGGTGA